Within the Naumovozyma castellii chromosome 1, complete genome genome, the region GCTCATATTAGATTTGTTCGGCTTAAAAATCTGTTCTGGTTTACTGTTATTCTCAGTTGGAATTAACGCCATTGTTGACCACAGAGTTTTGGCCGTGAAGGACTCTACCCAGTTGATGGAAAGACGGGATTCTAAAATTAACCCAACGGCTATATCAAAGAATGACTGCGTcttaatatattgttttaaatcTCGGTATTTGTCCAGCTTCTTCTTACATATCTCTTTTATTATCCTTTCATCCTTTAAATTTCCATGGAAATAATCAGGAGGATTAGTACAGTCATCTCTTAAATGAAGTTCAGCAGGTTCAGAATTATATCTGGCTTCCCTTCGATTGTAACGATAAACATTATTACAATTGGtacattttaaaattgaacgatctttctttccttccAGAAAATGTGACCATATGCTATTATTTCCTTTACTGTCGATACGTGTCCATTCTGAATCTTCAGACTGAGATGGGTAATCTTGGACTAGAACGAACTTTTTTAGgacttttcttctctttggCGTTGGCGTGGAATTGTTGTTACTGCTGACAGATGTGTTAGGGGTCGTTGTATCCCTAAAGCTTATTTGTCGAACGAGTATCTCAGAGCTACATGTGTTTGAAGGAGGGCTATCaggtatattattattcattatatatcCTTGTTTGGATTTCTGACAGTCTGTACTTCAATGCTTGGCCTTGTTCAACTTGTTATATACATAGACTAACGAACTAACGGGAAACTtagaacaatatttaaaacaatCATGAGGTAAAAGcgtttctttgttgaaatttagGGGGGTTAAAGACTTTTTATAAAGGGCTGGAtaattctattttttagtttttctGGAAAtcaaactgaaaaattaggtgttctcaaatatattttagggttttcaatttaacCCTACTTTGTACATTGCACAACGGTCTTTTTTCCCATGTCTAGGTTTTCCCCGGATGCACACAGGGTAACAAGGATCCACATACACGTGTTAATTAGTGCCTACCCTCAACAATGTAGTCATAAAAGAACCATTATCTTACCTCATTCTCTCGAGATTTATTCTTATCCGTTCTTCCTTTTATTGCTCTAGTTTTCTATCTTCCGTCAAGGATTACCGTTTATCGCACTTGCCCTCAAGAGACAATATGGCAGCACCCCTTGTGAGCGACTCGAAAAGGGTCCTTCTGTTCATGATGAGGAAACTTTCCATCTCATTACAAACtagaaaaatttacaaacTCATAGTGACACTCCTGATTTGTCTATTCATACccctcatcatcattcaatCCCGCTATTCTGATAACGACAGTATAAGAAGCATCAAGTACAAATATAATAGCCTTCAGAATATCAAGACTGTAGCACAGAAGAAGGACCTCCTCAACATTGACCTTACAAAGACTCTCAGGTTTAAAGACTTCAATCGTTCTCCCGTTCATATAGAGACTCTGGGTCAAAAATATACGGAAAATCAACTCTTAGGTTACGTTTCCAATTTGGAGAGTCAGGGTGGGAAGGACAGGGCAACTATTGGGGATTATGAACGTGAAGCTACGTGTGATACATTGCAGTACATAAACAAAGTCGaatattccaaagaaaCTAAATATTTACCTTTAGATTTGGTTAGAGTTCGTAAAGAGTTAATGACGAACCCTAAATTCGAATTCTTGCGTAAACAAATGCATGCTAACAATGATGCTGAGAAGGATCTATctgatttggaaattgtGCAGAAATATTGGTTTACTTTTGGTGGGGTCAGTGTTTGGTCCGATGAATATCAATGTTTCTTCGTGTATTCAAGAGTTATCTTCTCGAAAATaccaagaagaaaccatcctcatttttcattggtAGCTGCTCAGGCTTTTGATAAAAATtggaatgaaattattggattgAAAGTACCATATGTCGATCTTAATATACCGGCTGATGTGgaaaaggaattggaaaaattagaTAATGATCTTGGATTGTATAAATGTGATCATTTGAAAGCCATTGGTAAAGATGCATCGTTTGATAAATGTGTCGAAGAACAAACAAAGATCAAATTAAAGGctgaaaagagaaaggatgaaattatttccaaatattttagaaTGTATCCCTCCGTGttggaaattgaatttaaatcaGCTGACAAATCTTATCTGGGTCCAGAAGATCCTCACGTTATCATGAAAGGTGGTATAAATGGTGATGGTATCGAGGAACCTTTGgtctttttcaatatgtTGGATCATTATAGTGATTCCAATAGGAGAATGTTTACATTTTCACCACATAGAAAGACGGAACCAATGATTAGGATGACAATAAATGGTAGAAAAGTTAAAAGAATAGAAAAGAATTGGGCCCCATTTTTTGTTAAACAAAGTAATACGGAAAGTGCATTCTCCAGAGGTACCgttcatttaatttattcgTTTTTCCCATTAgaaatcttgaaatgtTCATTAAATGATGGGATTTGTGATACGGTTTTTGAAGCTGATACATTAGAAAGTACAAAGGAAAGTGAATTCCTAAGTATGCGTGGGTCAACACAATTTTATAAACTACCTTCGGATTTACCCCAAGTGAAAGGCAAACAAATATGGGTAGGTTTCCCCAAGTTCCATTTAAATGGTTGTGGTTGtggtttcaaatattaTAGACCAATGATTTCCGTATTAGTGGAACATAATGGTGTATATAATCTGGAGTTGGTCGTACCAAGTTTAGATTTTGGTATTAATGTTCTCTCTTGGGATTTAAAGGGTCATTATTGTTTTGACGTTAATGTCTTGAACCCAAACTCTATTAACTATTGGGAAATTGTAAATCAGAATCCAAAAACacttgaatttgatgattaCATGTCTCTGACAGTCAGTGAAGCCGATTCAAATACAGAGATTGTTGTGGTAAAGGGTTTGTTGAACTATGTCCTCGGAATATACAGAGACAAACCAATGAAGGAAGATTTCGAAATAAACAAATCATCAAATATGATTATCGGGAAGACAGTAGGATGTGTGGCTAAGGCAACAAGGGATGACTGTAAGGAATATGGTAAAACGCATCCTGAATCTGACAAAGATTCTTAGAgactttgaaatttataaacatttaaataatgtttAGCATGTATTTAATAGAATAATGACGTTTTTTTGTATTATCGAAAAGTGCCAATGACGTAGAGGTGGGGAAAATAAAGTTGCTTTAACAAAAGAAGTAGTCCAGTCACGTGCGCTCttctttcattaacaaaTGGCGGATTGATTCCACTGGAATCAATGACGGGTGTTTTTGTTAGTCTGAAAAAACGCCAAATTTCTGGCACAATTAGCAAACGCGTGAACCTGAAATTTCAGCAAggttaatgaaatatttcattcttGCCCTCAACACTGATAAGCTTGAAGAAACGGTTATAATCCTTTTCTCACTCGTATGCTAAGGTCAATCCTCGCAGGTAAGAAACCTTTTATTATCCCTAAATCTATTATGTCTTCTCCAGCAGGATTTCccaagaaacaaaaacagGCCACACTGGCTAAATTCTTCTCATCTATGAAGAATGAGAAACCAGCTGACAAAAAGGATCCTGAAgattcaacaacaacaacaactgaAAAACCATCCTTGTCACCTTACACAGCTAATAGCAAAAAAACGTTTGAAGAGATATTGAATAGACCAGCCTCAAACCTGGCATCATCATCACAAGGCGTATCCGATATCGCTTCTACTCCATCAATACCAAATATATCTACTGATGAATCAACAGGACCTGATctaaagaaacaaaaactGGAAGAATCGAATTTGGAACCAAGTAAAGAACCAACAATAGAGAATGTAACGCAAGATTCCACGAAACCGTACTTCTCTTCGATACCATATAGGGAAGTCTGTAATTTATTCCAAGAGATTGAATCAACGTCATCACGTCTTgcaattattaaattatgCTCTGATTTTTTCATAAAGATAATGAAGGAAAATCCACAGAATTTAATTCCAGTAACGTAccttttcattaataaattggGACCAGATTATGAACCAGGATTAGAATTAGGTTTGGGTGAAGGACTTCTAATGAAAACTATAAGTGAGTCATGTGGGAAATCTTTGGCTCAGGTAAGAAATAAATACAGAGAATTGGGTGATTTGGGTCAAATTGCCATGGACGCCAGAAATGTGCAACCAACGATGTTTAAACCTAAACCTTTGACCGTTGGagaagtttttgaaaatttaagaCTTATTGCTAAATCAGAGGGTAAAGATTCTCAAACAAGAAAGATCAAATTAATTAAGAGAATGCTAACTGCTTGTGAAGGAACTGAAGccaaatttttaattaGATCGTTGGAATCAAAATTAAGAATCGGGTTAGCAGAAAAGACtgttttaatttctttatcaaagGCCTTGTTAGTCCATGAATGCAAGgataataaagattttgatatggaattattggaaaCCGCTGAACAGAAAATTAGAGACGCATTTTGTCAAGTACCCAATTATGAAATCGTCATCAATTCCTGTTTGAAATATGGTATCATGGAATTGGAGACACATTGTTCGTTGAGACCTGGTATACCGTTGAAGCCCATGTTAGCTAAACCAACAAAGgcaattaatgaaatattggatAGGTTTCAAGGTGAAATCTTTACTTCTGAGTATAAATATGATGGTGAAAGGGCTCAAGTACACCTACTAAGCGACGGTACCATGAGAATTTATTCACGTAATGGTGAAAATATGACTGAAAGATATCCTGAAATCCATATCCGCGATTTCATTGCTGATCCATTAGTTACATCTACTTTAATCCTTGATTGTGAGGCTGTCGCATGGGAcaatgaacaaaataaaattttacCATTCCAAGTACTGAGTACAAGAAAACGTAAGGATGTCGATTTAAAAGATGTTAAAGTGAAAGTCTGTTTGTTTGCCTTCGACATTTTATGtcataatgatgaaaaattaataaataaaagtcTTAGAGAAAGACGACAAATTTTACAAGAAGTTACTAAATCGGTCACAGGTGAGTTCCAATATGCAACGGAAATGACATCATCGAATCTGGACGAATTACAAAAATTCTTGGACCAATCTGTTCATGATTCTTGTGAAGGTCTAATGGTCAAGATGCTCGATGGTATTGAATCACATTATGAACCTAGTAAACGTTCTCGTAACTggttgaaattgaagaaggatTACTTGGAAGGTATCGGAGATTCATTAGATCTATGTGTTATCGGAGCCTATTACGGTAGAGGTAAACGTACAGGGATGTATGGTGGGTTCCTGTTAGGTTGTTATAATCAGGACACAGGCGAGTTTGAAACCTGTTGTAAGATTGGTACTGGTTTTTCAGATGAAATGCTACAACAATTATATACTCGACTTACACCAACGGTTCTTGATGGACCAAAGGCGACATTTGTTTATGACTCTAGTGCCGAACCGGATGTGTGGTTTGAACCTACTTTATTGTTTGAAGTGCTTACTGCCGATCTATCGCTCTCTCCCATTTACAAGGCCGGTAGTTCGACGTATGACAAGGGTATCTCTTTGAGATTTCCTAGATTTATCCGTACCAGAGAAGACAAGGGGGTGGAAGATGCAACTTCTTCAGAGCAGATTATAGAATTGTATGAAAACCAAGCCCATACGCAATAAGTACATTTAATAACTCTATATTCcatgaattattatttattaacaATAGCTTCTGCGGCAATTCTCTGGGCGTCAgaagtttcaatttcactGACTGGGTAACACTTGAAAATAACGACAAACAAATCTTAGGGGGGAGGGGTCGAAATGGATAATAAAACTGGATGCCCTACAAATAGATAtttaatttggaaagtaGACTTCTTACTAATTGAATTGTGATACAACCTCTTGTGGCaacttttctttttctaCTGTTTAAAACCCCTTCAAGAAGCTTTGATTAAGTCATGTTTGCTTTTAAGTCACCCGCAGCAACACAATTGTCATTGCATCCAGTGAGTCTCTTCGCCATCGATTCCCGAATATCATCGCATAGAACATTGGTTGGATTTGTAAAGAACGCTCTAGGAATTGACCCGCCTCCTCTTCCCACGGAACCTGTGTTTGCAAATAGATTTTATCCATGGGATGAATCTCCTTCGCCAGCCATACGAGAAAGAGCCGCTAGAATTAAAGCTCAGGCTAAATGTCCTGTGACgggaaaagaaattagatTTACATGTCCATTATCTGGTATTCCAACACATTACTCAAAGGAAGCATGGGAAAATGATACAAATTatcataaaaataaaatttacgaaaaattaagaaaggTAAACATTTATGAACATGATTTGAGAAGTGGTAGACCATTCCCAGAATTTGACTTCCCTGGTGAGCAAGCTCGTGATTCAACGGTTAATATGACAAATTGGgatttattcttttataCTAGACAGTTTTATTCTATGGATACAGAATTTCAGTTGGCTACTGTCACCAAAATGTTAAGTTATCCGATCACAATTGGTTCCATTCTTTATAAATATTCCCCTTATAACTTGATTCCAAAGGGGCCGGTCACCTTGGAAGGTTTGAAATCGTTAGCTGCTTTGAGATACACTTTGAGAAACAATGCGTTTGCCACAACGAAGACACGTCCCATgagaatatttattctGGGTGCTCGAGCTGAGAGTCAACTTCCCATCCACATTTGGAAACAATTACAGTTTTTATTTCCAGCTCAAGCTTTTGAGATCAATTTTATAGGGCCTGAATGCTCCTTATTAGAACAGGATTCAAATTACCTGTCTTCTGACTCCAGGATTGTGAAGAGAGTGGATGAAAGTTTAACGTTAGCTTATTATCCGGATTATTTCGATAAATTCCATAAGGCACAAGACTTCTTCCCATATGATCCATATAATGACATTTTCTTTACTTTCCACCCTGGATTTGCCTCTCCAGAATCTTCCAAAACATGGATGGGAGACACGATGAAGGCATTGTTAGATACCAAATGTGCCATTTTTACTACGGGCTTCAGTCAGGACGATATAATGAAGGATATTACAAGTGTGCAAGATACATATGGTGAAGAGGTAGATATGTTGATGAACCCAATTAAGAATGTGTTTGGGAGTACCAAGTGGGAATTGAATGACCTCAATCCACAACAAGTATATCAATTCAATATGTATATTGCTGGGTTTAGAGGAAAGAGGTATCATACTGTCAAAGCATGATCATAtctaaacaaaaaataagTATAAATATCGTGTATATATGCGTAATCAAATTGGTTATCAATTATCtattatattcttaaaGTTACATAATGGCATTATAAAACAATAGGAAGTCTTTTTGACATTTTTCCCATCTTTGAGGATCAAAAAATACGTAAGACCCACGTTCACTTAGTCCATCGGCGGATACTTCCGGTTCCATTAGAGGATCTTTAGTCAACCACGCTCTCAATGTGGTGTGATATCTCCAATTTCTATTTCTTAATTCTAGATAAGTCAATTCT harbors:
- the NCAS0A14120 gene encoding uncharacterized protein (ancestral locus Anc_7.346), which translates into the protein MFAFKSPAATQLSLHPVSLFAIDSRISSHRTLVGFVKNALGIDPPPLPTEPVFANRFYPWDESPSPAIRERAARIKAQAKCPVTGKEIRFTCPLSGIPTHYSKEAWENDTNYHKNKIYEKLRKVNIYEHDLRSGRPFPEFDFPGEQARDSTVNMTNWDLFFYTRQFYSMDTEFQLATVTKMLSYPITIGSILYKYSPYNLIPKGPVTLEGLKSLAALRYTLRNNAFATTKTRPMRIFILGARAESQLPIHIWKQLQFLFPAQAFEINFIGPECSLLEQDSNYLSSDSRIVKRVDESLTLAYYPDYFDKFHKAQDFFPYDPYNDIFFTFHPGFASPESSKTWMGDTMKALLDTKCAIFTTGFSQDDIMKDITSVQDTYGEEVDMLMNPIKNVFGSTKWELNDLNPQQVYQFNMYIAGFRGKRYHTVKA
- the CDC9 gene encoding DNA ligase (ATP) CDC9 (ancestral locus Anc_7.343); amino-acid sequence: MLRSILAGKKPFIIPKSIMSSPAGFPKKQKQATLAKFFSSMKNEKPADKKDPEDSTTTTTEKPSLSPYTANSKKTFEEILNRPASNLASSSQGVSDIASTPSIPNISTDESTGPDLKKQKLEESNLEPSKEPTIENVTQDSTKPYFSSIPYREVCNLFQEIESTSSRLAIIKLCSDFFIKIMKENPQNLIPVTYLFINKLGPDYEPGLELGLGEGLLMKTISESCGKSLAQVRNKYRELGDLGQIAMDARNVQPTMFKPKPLTVGEVFENLRLIAKSEGKDSQTRKIKLIKRMLTACEGTEAKFLIRSLESKLRIGLAEKTVLISLSKALLVHECKDNKDFDMELLETAEQKIRDAFCQVPNYEIVINSCLKYGIMELETHCSLRPGIPLKPMLAKPTKAINEILDRFQGEIFTSEYKYDGERAQVHLLSDGTMRIYSRNGENMTERYPEIHIRDFIADPLVTSTLILDCEAVAWDNEQNKILPFQVLSTRKRKDVDLKDVKVKVCLFAFDILCHNDEKLINKSLRERRQILQEVTKSVTGEFQYATEMTSSNLDELQKFLDQSVHDSCEGLMVKMLDGIESHYEPSKRSRNWLKLKKDYLEGIGDSLDLCVIGAYYGRGKRTGMYGGFLLGCYNQDTGEFETCCKIGTGFSDEMLQQLYTRLTPTVLDGPKATFVYDSSAEPDVWFEPTLLFEVLTADLSLSPIYKAGSSTYDKGISLRFPRFIRTREDKGVEDATSSEQIIELYENQAHTQ
- the NCAS0A14100 gene encoding uncharacterized protein, translated to MAAPLVSDSKRVLLFMMRKLSISLQTRKIYKLIVTLLICLFIPLIIIQSRYSDNDSIRSIKYKYNSLQNIKTVAQKKDLLNIDLTKTLRFKDFNRSPVHIETLGQKYTENQLLGYVSNLESQGGKDRATIGDYEREATCDTLQYINKVEYSKETKYLPLDLVRVRKELMTNPKFEFLRKQMHANNDAEKDLSDLEIVQKYWFTFGGVSVWSDEYQCFFVYSRVIFSKIPRRNHPHFSLVAAQAFDKNWNEIIGLKVPYVDLNIPADVEKELEKLDNDLGLYKCDHLKAIGKDASFDKCVEEQTKIKLKAEKRKDEIISKYFRMYPSVLEIEFKSADKSYLGPEDPHVIMKGGINGDGIEEPLVFFNMLDHYSDSNRRMFTFSPHRKTEPMIRMTINGRKVKRIEKNWAPFFVKQSNTESAFSRGTVHLIYSFFPLEILKCSLNDGICDTVFEADTLESTKESEFLSMRGSTQFYKLPSDLPQVKGKQIWVGFPKFHLNGCGCGFKYYRPMISVLVEHNGVYNLELVVPSLDFGINVLSWDLKGHYCFDVNVLNPNSINYWEIVNQNPKTLEFDDYMSLTVSEADSNTEIVVVKGLLNYVLGIYRDKPMKEDFEINKSSNMIIGKTVGCVAKATRDDCKEYGKTHPESDKDS